Proteins co-encoded in one Salarias fasciatus chromosome 4, fSalaFa1.1, whole genome shotgun sequence genomic window:
- the luc7l3 gene encoding luc7-like protein 3, protein MLSAAQLLDELMGRDRNLAPDEKRSNVRWDDESVCRYYLCGFCPAELFTNTRSDLGPCEKIHDENLRKMYEKSSRFMKEGYERDFLRYLQSLLAEVERRIRRGHARLALSQAQQNAGQGPGPSGKNEEKASVLTEKIEDLVVQIEELGSEGRVEEAQGMMKLVEQLKEERELLSSTPSTIESFAAQEKQMEVCEVCGAFLIVGDAQSRVDDHLMGKQHMGYAKIKSTVEELKEKLRRRSEDPQGETPAIKRDREDREREREEREKKRKEEEEKEKEREKEREKERERERERERERDRERDRERERDRERDRDRDRDRDRDRDRDRDRDRDRDRRGRRSHSNSRHSSRASDRKRSRSRDRRRSRSRDKDRDRKRSRSRDRDRERKRSRDRSDRKRRSRSRDRRRSRSSERKSHRHRSRSRSRDRDRDRDKDRDRERSSKDKDRKTTEERSSSKKDKHSDGDAAAIKASSEVEAMQTEAAASSPLLNGQQELLHSEGDTQSN, encoded by the exons GTCTGTCGATACTATCTATGTGGATTCTGTCCAGCTGAGCTGTTCACAAACACTCGCTCAGATCTGG GTCCCTGTGAGAAAATCCACGACGAGAATCTCAGAAAAAT GTATGAGAAAAGCTCCCGGTTCATGAAAGAAGGCTATGAGCGGGACTTCCTGCGCTACCTGCAGTCCCTCCTGGCAGAGGTGGAGCGGCGAATTCGCCGAGGACACGCCCGCCTCGCACTGTCTCAAGCTCAGCAGAATGCAGGG CAAGGTCCTGGTCCGTCAGGAAAGAATGAAGAAAAGGCATCGGTTCTCACAGAGAAGATTGAAGACCTGGTTGTGCag ATTGAAGAGCTGGGATCGGAGGGCCGAGTGGAGGAGGCTCAGGGGATGATGaagctggtggagcagctgaaggaggagagggagctgCTCAGCTCCACCCCCTCA ACCATCGAGAGCTTTGCCGCCCAGGAGAAGCAGATGGAGGTGTGCGAAGTGTGCGGGGCCTTCCTCATCGTCGGTGACGCGCAGTCCCGAGTGGACGACCACTTGATGGGCAAGCAGCACATGGGCTACGCCAAGATCAAATCCACTGTAGAAGAGCTCAAG GAAAAATTGCGCCGTCGCTCTGAAGACCCTCAAGGCGAAACGCCCGCCATCAAGCGTGACCGGGAAGACCGCGAGCGCGAGAGGGAGGAACGGGAGAAGAAAcgcaaagaggaggaagagaaggagaaggagcgcgAGAAGGAACGAGAAAAGGAGCGGGAGCGAGAACGGGAACGTGAgcgggagagagacagggagcgggacagagagcgagagcgggACCGGGAAAGGGATCGGGATCGGGATCGAGACAGGGACCGGGATCGAGACCGCgacagggaccgggaccgggaccgggaccggaggGGTCGCCGGAGCCACTCCAACAGCCGCCACTCCAGCCGAGCGTCAGACAGGAAACGAAGCAGATCCCGCGATCGCCGGAGGTCCAGGAGccgagacaaagacagagaccGCAAGCGCAGCAG gagccgggaccgggaccgggagagGAAGCGCAGCCGGGACCGCTCCGATAGAAAACGCCGCTCCCGCAGCCGGGACAGGAGGAGGTCGCGCAGCTCAGAGCGCAAATCTCACCGCCATcgcagccgcagccgcagcagggacagggacagagacagagacaaggacagagacagagagcggtCATCCAAAGACAAAG ACCGTAAGacgacagaggagaggagcagctcgAAGAAAGACAAGCACTCTGACGGCGATGCGGCAGCCATCAAGGCTTCGTCAGAAGTGGAAGCGATGCAGACGGAGGCGGCTGCCTCCTCCCCTCTGCTTAACGGCCAGCAAGAGCTCCTCCATTCTGAAGGTGACACTCAGTCCAATTAA